The following nucleotide sequence is from Leishmania panamensis strain MHOM/PA/94/PSC-1 chromosome 9 sequence.
GCGAAAGTGCATACGAActgggaaaaaaaacgaagaaggacgcatgcagcagcggcttcgcgtgtgtgtgtgggggtgcaTTGcccgtctctctgtctgtgaCTCTACGCGCATAGCAGTCGTGCTATATGTCGCTTCCTTCTTCTGTTTCTCCGACAGCTTTCACCCCCCGCTTAACGCCACCGTGCTTACGAGTACCTCAGTCCCTGGCAGCTGCCTCGTTAACGTGCGCTGTTCACGCCCTTCCAACTCTTGACCACCTCTGGGCTGATGATGTgacccccgcccccgcctcgcaCGCTTTCTTGCTTCATCGCCCCGCCGTTCTTGTCGCCTTTTTCTGCCTCTTGACAACTTTACCGCACACTTCTTTCTACCCCGCTCACGCACCCTCTCCCTGAGCATCTAACACGCACGCGTCCTCGGCAATCCTGCCGTTTCAAACTCACCACCATCGGGGatcacaaagagagaaaaaccgCACCTTAAcgaaacagcagcaacacgccCGTTCACGGCAGAAAACGACTCTGCACTTGCAGCAGGGGAACTTCGTGACGCGccgctccccccacccccccctctccccttcctctcttaATAGAGCGCTCCCCAATCCATCGTAGTGACACAAATcccttctcgcttccctTCTGTTGCCACCATGTTCATTGTGCAGGTAGCGGCGGACATCTTCGGCAGTAAACTGAACTTCGAGCTCAGCTTCCCCAGCCGCCCCAGTGTGCAGGAGATCACTCGCGCATCTGAGAGCGCCTTCTCCACGGAGATTGCGAACACGCGGCCAGAAAACGTGCCAACGCACGCATTCCACATCTCGAAGATCAAAGTGTACGACGAAGACAAGAGCAAGTGGGTGGACCTTCTGGGCGAGGGGCAGCTGACGGACTACTGCCAGCTCTATGCCTTCCAGCCAGAGAATCCATGGCACAAGGAGACGCAGAAGCCAATTCCTCCGGCAACGAAGCCGCCAACGGCCTCAACCGCGCTGAGTCGCAGTGCCGCCATCAGTAACACGCCGTCCGGCAGCCGCGCTGTCGCGTCTACCTCCAACGCCTTGGCACCCTATACCGGTGGCCGCAGCGAGTCGGGATCGGTGCGGAGGCCCTATGCAGCTGGGGCTAGCAGCACCGCCCTGGTTCCCCGCGGCAATGCAGACGCATCTCCggaagagaagctgcgcgtCGTCTTCTCCGAATTCGATAACAAAGGAACTCGCATGATTGATGTGGAAGACTTTAAGCATGGCTTCCACAACATGGGACTGGACTTCTCCAGTGCCACCGTGGAGGACCTCTTCGAGCGCACTGATCTCAACCACGATCACCGCATCTCCTACTCGGAGTTTGAGCGCTTTGCGCGTCTGTACCCGATCATGACAGACTGCCTGTACTTCCGCTCGAAGGCTTTCTGGGAGGAGGACCAGATGCGCAAAGAGATccaggcggaggtggaggcggcgcacaaGTCGGAGTCTACGCTGGAccaggcgcagcgcagcctgGAGAACGCCGAGGCTGACGTTGCAGACGCTCAGAGCGCTGTAAAAACCGCCGATGACGATTTGCGGGAACGTACAGACCGCATGCGCGACCTTGCCAGAGacatggaggaggcgcgcaaGGCCAAGGAGCGGGTGGTGCGCGAGAAGAAGGACCGGGAGCAGGATCTCGGCGCCATCagggagcgggagaaggaagCCCGCAAGGATCTGCAGGACCTATCTCGCGACTCCGACAAGCTGGaccggcgcgctgctgcgctcgtgAACGACGCGGACGCGGCCGATGACAAGGTTcgccagctgcagaaggcgctCGAGGACGCGAAGCGCATCGCGGACCGTGCACACCAGGCGGCCGAGCtagcagcggtggaagcCGACCAGGCGAAGGAGCGCGAAAGGGATGCCGCCATGGAGGCGGACGCGATTGCGCGCGACATCCCAAAGGCCGAGGACGCCGTGCGTATGGCAGACCGCAATGTAGCGTCGGCAGACCAGGTACTGCGCGAACTGGACAGTGCCGGCAAGGACATTGGGCGACAGGCAGATGAGGCGGCTAGCCGGCGCGACGCTGGCGAGAAGGCTGTGGCCGAGGCACGGGACAAGGTGATGCAGAGGGTGCGCGAGTTGGACGCAGCGCGcaacgccgtcgccgacAAGGACAGAGTCAtcaaacaaaaagaggcggAGCTCGAAGAGCACCGTCGTCAACGTGAGCTCATCACACAGCATGAGCGGACCCTCATCGAACAAGAGTTGCGCCTTCGTGAGCAGCGCGACAGTCTGGAGCAGCGCGAGACAAAACTCATGTCGGAAGCCAGCAGCTACCTTGGAAGCATGCGCATCAACCTCGCTACGCGCTCCTACTCGCGCGACCCCGGCGGCTACTGAGTCAGTGCTAGAGGGGCATAGGACGATACACCTCctgcgtgggcgtgggtgtgtgcgtgtgtgtgtgtgtcgctaAAAATGCCCCCCTACGCTGCCCCACCGcgttcccccctcttttgcTTGCTGTCGTTTTCACTAGAAGTAACCGCGATTCATCTCTACTCACGCGCTGCTTCGTTGGTGACGCTCGCGACATGGGCGCACTTCACTCCGCACCCGTGCACGCCTGTGAGTTTTTCGTGTTGAGTGCATTTTCTCTGGATTTACCGCTttggtgtgtctgtgggtgtgtgtgtgtgtgtgtctttcgcTGTTTTAGATGAGCAGTCGTGCACGTCGTTTGCGTTGTTGTGAGGTCACTTGCACGTGTACGAGCCCGCGTGTCTGTCAACCTCTGTGGGTGCTTGGTCAGTTCATCTCTCCCACCCCCATCACATTCATTGCTCATCCATTCCCATCTTTACCCGCCACGCCTATTTTTCTAGCGTTGTATGTGCGtacgtgggggggggggtgctgccATCAATTAAGCTGGCTGCTTTTCTAGGACAGAGCAATGTGCGCCTCACCAAGTGTGAGCGCTTCCTTCGTACGCGCTCTGTAGTGTATTTTTCCTCGGGTTAGACCaggctggtggcggtgacgccTTTTCACAGGCAACAACACGGGAGCACACTTTTACAcatgcagaagaagagatggCGACGAGATtgccctctttcttttctgagTCCTCCGACccgctcgtgtgtgtgtgtttgtcttgagtgtggtggtggtggtggggcgaCACGACCAGGACTCGGGGCTATGCACCATCATCATTAAACGAgcgtttcttcttcttttcctcgctctcttccttccttctaGAGTATACGACcgccgcttcttctccgTTGGTCTTGTGCTTTCTCCTGTTTGTTTCGTTGTGTGTCACTGTACGTGGTGTGGTCTTGATTGAGGCCATGGAAAGAGGGtaagtggtggtggtagaggggggaggctaGACAGAAGAGTGGCGCCACAGAGCGGCATGAGGGCGGCAAATACTTCCGCCGACACAGTGCTTTAGAGGTTGTGGTGTTGACGCTCATTTCTACCACGTGCCGGagccttttccctctctcaaCGATcagccctccttccccccatTCACCATCTTTCTGTTCCTGTTTCGCCCTCTCCATAGATgttcttttcgttttgtttgtttATTTCGTTTTGCGTGCCGTTAAGTTGTCTGCACTGTTATCCTCATCGTattggggggagggcactggccggctgctgttgcagagTGCTGCGCAACTGAAAAACAAAGCGATAGGCGTGCCCACAGACCCGAGGTTGAAGAGAGTGAATGCCTCCAAAACAAAGAGCAACTGAGGCAAGGTGAGTGACCACGCGTGCAAGTACACTGTTGCGCGTcggcagacacacaggctGGTACGCTGGAACAACAAGAGGGTCAGTGTCAGACACCTCAACCACTATCTTCTCCGATAACTACGTCGTgtgctggcgttgctgctgctctcgccgtTTGTATGTTTGCCATGAGCGCGTTTGTGACCGGTGCCCGCATCTCTCGCTCGCACAACGTTGCTGACGCTctcgcttccccttctccccttccctaGACGGATGGCAATCAGAAACACGGTGCCCTCAGGCGTTGATTAGGCAAGGAGGGAGTAGGGCTGAGAGGGAGTGGAATGTCGGGGTACACAGCTCTTGCGTGGGTACCCGCTGAACATCCCACCGTCTCCCCACTGTTCTCCCATCACCGACGCCCATGATCAGTCGCTCGTAATAGCTGCTGCGACTGGTACTGTCCGCCCCTATGGCCTCACACTCtacgcctctccctcttcctctccctccgccttTCTAAAATGGCCTCTCACCATCTCTGCGTGCTGATGCTCTCAAACGCCCACAAAGACGCGCGCACAGCCACgcaccccacacacaaaaagtCTGGCAAGGGCGCTTACGTTGGCAGTgggctcccctcccccccccgctctccctccatcttcctcatctctctccgtctccgtgcgtgtgtgtgggacaGCACGTGAGGCAGGAGAcggagtgtgtgggtgggcgttTGCCGGCCATCGTGTAGAAAAGGTGATTCCCTCCCCCGTCGCATATCGCATCGCTCAAAGACGTTGTCCTTCGTTCTTCTTGCCTtgcatgcgcacacacatgcctccttcctccctccctccctttgcttctttcctcgcctttctctttccgcctctcctcgctctcggTGCAGTGGGGACGGACTCGTCACGGTActccgccgccatcaccaccgagCCAACAATACCAGACGATCTACGGTGTTCTCCAATAGAAAAGAGGAGacgggcagcggtggcttGATGCAGAACGACGATACTGTTCACGTG
It contains:
- a CDS encoding hypothetical protein (TriTrypDB/GeneDB-style sysID: LpmP.09.0120), with translation MFIVQVAADIFGSKLNFELSFPSRPSVQEITRASESAFSTEIANTRPENVPTHAFHISKIKVYDEDKSKWVDLLGEGQLTDYCQLYAFQPENPWHKETQKPIPPATKPPTASTALSRSAAISNTPSGSRAVASTSNALAPYTGGRSESGSVRRPYAAGASSTALVPRGNADASPEEKLRVVFSEFDNKGTRMIDVEDFKHGFHNMGLDFSSATVEDLFERTDLNHDHRISYSEFERFARLYPIMTDCLYFRSKAFWEEDQMRKEIQAEVEAAHKSESTLDQAQRSLENAEADVADAQSAVKTADDDLRERTDRMRDLARDMEEARKAKERVVREKKDREQDLGAIREREKEARKDLQDLSRDSDKLDRRAAALVNDADAADDKVRQLQKALEDAKRIADRAHQAAELAAVEADQAKERERDAAMEADAIARDIPKAEDAVRMADRNVASADQVLRELDSAGKDIGRQADEAASRRDAGEKAVAEARDKVMQRVRELDAARNAVADKDRVIKQKEAELEEHRRQRELITQHERTLIEQELRLREQRDSLEQRETKLMSEASSYLGSMRINLATRSYSRDPGGY